Proteins encoded by one window of Pseudonocardia alni:
- a CDS encoding Bug family tripartite tricarboxylate transporter substrate binding protein, protein MLAALLLVPPAVGAIGGGGDGTQLRGLRMLVPNAPGGGYDVTARSAAKAMEDAGLTGSVEVFNLPGAGGTVGLGRTVNEAGDDRLVMSMGLGVVGSVYSNDSPATLEQTTPIARLTEETEIVVVPGDSPYRNLGDLLAAWRAAPGKTPVGGGSSPGGPDHLAPMLMAEGAGVDPRTVNYISYDGGGELLAAVLGGKVAFGVSGLGEFADQIASGDLRVLAVTAGERIPGLDAPTLRESGIDVEFTNWRGVVAPPGLDPEGIAELERAYAELHTTPEWREVLARNGWQDAYLPGPEFGRFLADEDARVERVLTGLGLT, encoded by the coding sequence GTGCTGGCCGCCCTGCTCCTCGTCCCGCCCGCGGTGGGCGCGATCGGGGGCGGCGGCGACGGCACCCAGCTCCGCGGGCTGCGGATGCTGGTCCCGAACGCCCCCGGCGGCGGCTACGACGTCACCGCCCGCAGCGCGGCCAAGGCCATGGAGGACGCCGGGCTGACCGGGTCGGTCGAGGTCTTCAACCTGCCCGGTGCGGGCGGCACGGTCGGGCTCGGCCGGACCGTCAACGAGGCCGGCGACGACCGGCTGGTGATGAGCATGGGCCTGGGCGTGGTCGGGAGCGTGTACTCCAACGACTCGCCGGCCACGCTCGAGCAGACCACACCGATCGCGCGGCTCACCGAGGAGACCGAGATCGTCGTCGTCCCCGGTGACTCGCCCTACCGGAACCTCGGCGACCTGCTGGCCGCCTGGCGGGCGGCCCCCGGGAAGACCCCGGTCGGCGGCGGCTCCTCCCCCGGCGGCCCGGACCATCTGGCCCCGATGCTGATGGCCGAGGGCGCCGGCGTGGACCCGCGCACGGTCAACTACATCTCCTACGACGGCGGCGGCGAGCTGCTCGCCGCCGTCCTCGGCGGCAAGGTCGCGTTCGGGGTGTCCGGGCTCGGCGAGTTCGCCGACCAGATCGCCTCGGGCGACCTGCGGGTGCTCGCGGTGACCGCGGGCGAGCGGATCCCCGGCCTCGACGCGCCGACGCTGCGCGAGTCCGGCATCGACGTCGAGTTCACCAACTGGCGCGGTGTCGTCGCGCCGCCGGGGCTGGACCCCGAGGGCATCGCCGAGCTGGAGCGCGCCTACGCCGAGCTGCACACGACGCCGGAGTGGCGCGAGGTGCTGGCACGCAACGGCTGGCAGGACGCGTACCTGCCGGGGCCGGAGTTCGGCCGGTTCCTGGCCGACGAGGACGCCCGCGTCGAGCGGGTACTGACCGGGCTGGGGCTGACGTGA
- a CDS encoding tripartite tricarboxylate transporter TctB family protein, with protein MTTIGDTGDTGTARSWWTEHSELGVSVLLALTGLLVLGDTLAEGGGGSASDPLGPRTVALVLGAALLVLAALLTVDVLRGGRGEAEGGEDVDLDVPMDLRTVGMLAGVIVATAALIPLAGWPIAGTVLFAGATYALGSRAVLRDLGIAAAVSLLTWVLFDAVLGVDLPGGPLMGVFG; from the coding sequence GTGACGACCATCGGGGACACCGGGGACACCGGGACCGCTCGCTCCTGGTGGACGGAGCACTCGGAGCTGGGTGTGTCGGTGCTGCTGGCCCTCACCGGCCTGCTGGTGCTCGGCGACACCCTCGCCGAGGGCGGCGGCGGCAGCGCGTCCGACCCGCTCGGACCGCGCACCGTCGCGTTGGTGCTCGGCGCGGCGCTGCTGGTGCTGGCGGCGTTGCTGACCGTCGACGTCCTGCGCGGCGGCCGCGGCGAGGCCGAGGGCGGCGAGGACGTCGACCTCGACGTGCCGATGGACCTGCGCACGGTCGGGATGCTGGCCGGGGTGATCGTCGCGACGGCGGCACTCATCCCGCTCGCCGGCTGGCCGATCGCCGGGACCGTCCTGTTCGCCGGCGCCACCTACGCGCTCGGCTCGCGCGCGGTGCTCCGCGACCTCGGCATCGCCGCCGCGGTCTCGCTGCTGACCTGGGTGCTGTTCGACGCCGTGCTCGGCGTCGACCTGCCGGGCGGCCCGCTGATGGGGGTGTTCGGCTGA
- a CDS encoding TetR/AcrR family transcriptional regulator: protein MPTRTSSGTAGPPRRRDPERGERILEAAARLAAGRGFHAVGMAEIGAEAGIVGSGIYRHFASKEAVLLALLDRGMARLEASAAAALAAGTPERETLTVLVADHIRLVTENRTEFAVYYGEVHTLPAEARRDLRRRQRHHVEDWVHVLTPLRPDLSDGELRVLVHACVGAIQSTLFFRSGLDQHRLVGLLGGLAHGLLGVDPVHR from the coding sequence ATGCCGACGCGAACCAGCTCCGGAACCGCGGGACCCCCGCGGCGGCGCGACCCGGAACGCGGGGAGCGGATCCTCGAGGCGGCGGCCCGGCTCGCGGCCGGTCGCGGCTTCCACGCCGTCGGGATGGCCGAGATCGGCGCCGAGGCCGGCATCGTCGGGTCCGGGATCTACCGGCACTTCGCCTCCAAGGAGGCGGTCCTGCTCGCCCTGCTCGACCGCGGCATGGCCCGGCTGGAGGCCTCCGCGGCGGCGGCGCTGGCCGCGGGCACCCCCGAGCGCGAGACGCTGACCGTGCTGGTGGCCGACCACATCCGACTGGTGACCGAGAACCGCACCGAGTTCGCCGTCTACTACGGCGAGGTCCACACCCTGCCCGCCGAGGCCCGCCGCGACCTGCGGCGCCGTCAGCGCCACCACGTCGAGGACTGGGTGCACGTGCTCACCCCGCTGCGTCCGGACCTGTCCGACGGCGAGCTGCGCGTGCTGGTGCACGCCTGCGTCGGCGCGATCCAGTCGACGCTGTTCTTCCGCAGCGGCCTGGACCAGCACCGGCTGGTGGGATTGCTCGGCGGGCTGGCGCACGGTCTGCTCGGCGTCGACCCGGTCCACCGGTGA
- a CDS encoding tripartite tricarboxylate transporter permease: MGTFDLLMNGFAHALTPQNLLFAAFGVLLGTAIGVLPGIGPAMAVALLLPVTYAFDPTGAFIMFAGIYFGAMFGGSTTSILLNTPGESASVMAAIEGNPMAKSGRGAQALATAAIGHFIGGIVGVTGLVLVAPLIASVAVDIGAPDYFAIMVLAFVAVSGVLGASRVRGFAALALGLTIGLVGLDPISGQPRLTFGVPQLADGIDVIIVAVGLFAIGEALWVAAHLRRRTQEVIPVGRPWLGREDLKRTWKPWLRGPFIGFGFGSIPAGGAEMSTFMAYVTERKLSKHPEQFGKGAIEGVAGPESAASASSAGTLATMLTLGLPTTAIAAVMLAAFQQFGIQPGPLLFQKEPDLVWTLIASLFIGLVMLLVLNLPLAPAWAKLLRIPRPYLYAGILFFACVGAYAVSGQPVDLLVLLAIGGIGFLMRRFGLPVLPAIIGVILGPDAELQLRRALQIADGDVTTLVSTPLAIVVYSLIAILLVAPVVLRAVRAQRGDRESETV; this comes from the coding sequence ATGGGCACGTTCGACCTGCTCATGAACGGGTTCGCGCACGCGCTGACCCCGCAGAACCTGCTGTTCGCCGCGTTCGGGGTGCTGCTCGGCACCGCGATCGGTGTGCTGCCGGGCATCGGCCCGGCGATGGCGGTGGCACTGCTGCTGCCGGTGACCTACGCGTTCGACCCGACCGGCGCGTTCATCATGTTCGCCGGCATCTACTTCGGGGCGATGTTCGGCGGGTCGACGACGTCGATCCTGCTGAACACCCCCGGCGAGTCCGCCTCGGTGATGGCGGCCATCGAGGGCAACCCGATGGCGAAGTCCGGGCGCGGCGCCCAGGCGCTCGCCACCGCCGCGATCGGGCACTTCATCGGCGGCATCGTCGGCGTGACCGGGCTGGTCCTGGTCGCCCCGCTGATCGCCTCGGTGGCCGTCGACATCGGCGCCCCGGACTACTTCGCGATCATGGTCCTGGCCTTCGTCGCCGTCAGCGGCGTGCTGGGCGCCTCGCGGGTCCGCGGGTTCGCCGCGCTCGCACTGGGCCTCACGATCGGCCTGGTCGGGCTCGATCCGATCTCCGGGCAGCCGCGGCTCACCTTCGGGGTGCCGCAGCTGGCCGACGGCATCGACGTCATCATCGTCGCGGTCGGGCTGTTCGCGATCGGCGAGGCGCTGTGGGTGGCCGCCCACCTGCGACGACGCACGCAGGAGGTCATCCCGGTCGGCCGTCCGTGGCTGGGCCGCGAGGACCTCAAGCGGACCTGGAAGCCGTGGCTGCGCGGCCCGTTCATCGGGTTCGGCTTCGGTTCGATCCCGGCCGGCGGCGCCGAGATGTCGACCTTCATGGCGTACGTGACCGAGCGGAAGCTCTCGAAGCACCCGGAGCAGTTCGGGAAGGGCGCCATCGAGGGCGTCGCCGGGCCGGAGTCCGCGGCCAGCGCGTCGTCGGCGGGGACGCTGGCGACGATGCTGACCCTCGGCCTGCCGACGACGGCGATCGCCGCCGTCATGCTCGCCGCGTTCCAGCAGTTCGGCATCCAGCCCGGCCCGCTGCTGTTCCAGAAGGAGCCGGACCTGGTCTGGACGCTCATCGCGAGCCTGTTCATCGGCCTGGTCATGCTGCTGGTGCTGAACCTTCCGCTGGCCCCGGCCTGGGCGAAGCTGCTGCGGATCCCGCGGCCGTACCTCTACGCGGGCATCCTGTTCTTCGCCTGCGTCGGCGCCTACGCGGTGTCCGGCCAGCCGGTCGACCTGCTGGTGCTGCTCGCGATCGGCGGCATCGGGTTCCTGATGCGCCGGTTCGGGCTGCCGGTGCTGCCGGCCATCATCGGCGTCATCCTCGGCCCGGACGCGGAGCTGCAGCTGCGCCGCGCCCTGCAGATCGCCGACGGCGACGTCACCACGCTGGTCTCCACCCCGCTCGCGATCGTCGTGTACTCGCTGATCGCGATCCTGCTGGTCGCCCCGGTCGTGCTCCGCGCGGTCCGCGCCCAGCGGGGCGATCGGGAGTCCGAGACGGTCTGA
- a CDS encoding thiolase family protein, producing MPEAVVCAAVRTPIGKRKGSLAEVHPVDLSAAVLSALAERTGIDPAVVDDVVWGCVNQVGDQAAQIGRYALLAAGWPETVPGVTVNRACGSSQSSFDFAAGMVLAGQYDVVVAGGVESMTRVPLGAGRDLGRPYGPLVRERYRADLESGEFPNGDFNQGVGAERIARDWGLSRTRLDEYAARSHELAAAAIDAGVFDDQLVDVPGAPGFTADEGLRRGTTAGTLAALKPSFSADGVIHAGNSSQISDGASAVLVTTPERARELGLTPIVRYHSGAVSGADPLRMLTGPVPATQKVLKRSGLSIGDIGAFEVNEAFAPVPLAWQAELGADDAVLNPLGGAIAVGHPLGASGTVLLTRLVHHMRDRGIRYGLQTMCEGGGTANATIVELVS from the coding sequence ATGCCCGAGGCCGTCGTCTGTGCCGCCGTCCGCACACCGATCGGGAAGCGGAAGGGGTCCCTGGCCGAGGTCCACCCGGTCGACCTGTCCGCCGCCGTGCTGAGCGCCCTGGCCGAGCGGACCGGGATCGACCCCGCCGTCGTCGACGACGTCGTGTGGGGCTGTGTGAACCAGGTCGGCGACCAGGCCGCGCAGATCGGCCGCTACGCGCTGCTCGCCGCGGGCTGGCCGGAGACGGTGCCCGGGGTGACGGTGAACCGCGCGTGCGGATCGAGCCAGTCCTCGTTCGACTTCGCGGCCGGGATGGTGCTGGCCGGGCAGTACGACGTCGTCGTCGCCGGTGGGGTGGAGTCGATGACCCGGGTGCCGCTGGGCGCGGGGCGCGACCTGGGACGCCCCTACGGGCCGCTGGTGCGCGAGCGCTACCGCGCCGACCTGGAGTCCGGGGAGTTCCCGAACGGGGACTTCAACCAGGGCGTCGGCGCCGAGCGGATCGCCCGGGACTGGGGACTGTCGCGGACCCGGCTCGACGAGTACGCGGCACGCAGCCACGAGCTCGCCGCCGCCGCGATCGACGCCGGCGTGTTCGACGACCAGCTCGTCGACGTGCCCGGAGCGCCCGGGTTCACCGCCGACGAGGGCCTGCGCCGGGGCACCACCGCCGGCACCCTGGCCGCGCTGAAGCCGTCGTTCTCCGCGGACGGGGTGATCCACGCCGGGAACAGCTCGCAGATCTCCGACGGCGCGTCGGCGGTGCTCGTGACCACCCCGGAGCGGGCCCGCGAGCTCGGCCTGACCCCGATCGTGCGCTACCACTCCGGGGCCGTCTCCGGCGCGGACCCGCTGCGGATGCTGACCGGGCCCGTCCCGGCGACGCAGAAGGTGCTGAAGCGCTCCGGGCTGTCGATCGGCGACATCGGCGCGTTCGAGGTCAACGAGGCGTTCGCGCCGGTCCCGCTGGCCTGGCAGGCCGAGTTGGGCGCCGACGACGCCGTGCTGAACCCGCTCGGCGGGGCGATCGCCGTCGGGCACCCGCTGGGGGCCTCGGGCACCGTGCTGCTGACCCGCCTGGTGCACCACATGCGCGACCGCGGGATCCGCTACGGGCTGCAGACCATGTGCGAGGGCGGCGGCACCGCCAACGCCACGATCGTGGAGCTGGTCTCCTGA
- a CDS encoding acyl-CoA dehydrogenase family protein: MDFTETDEERDLRAAVAAIAASYGSEYYLRCAREGRHTHELWKAMGQAGFLGVNVAEEHGGGGGGLVELSIVCEEAAAQGAPLLLVLVSAAISAEVIGEFGSEELRRRWLPGLADGSTKVVFAITEPEAGSNTHRMATRADRDGDDWVLTGTKHYISGTDDAEAVLVVARTGRAPDGKARLSLFVVPVDSPGLTRTPLPVDLIAPDKQHVLHFDDVRVPAGNLVGAEGDGFRQVFRGLNPERITGAALGVGIARFALAKAADYARTRQVWDTPIGAHQGVSHPLARARIETELAALMTRKAAWLHDRGMPAGEESNMAKYAAAEAATHAVEAAMQTHGGNGLAGEYGLIPYWGMARLMQVAPVNREMILNHVAQHGLGLPRSY; this comes from the coding sequence GTGGACTTCACCGAGACCGACGAGGAACGCGACCTGCGGGCGGCCGTCGCCGCCATCGCGGCCTCCTACGGCAGCGAGTACTACCTGCGGTGCGCCCGGGAGGGCAGGCACACCCACGAGCTGTGGAAGGCGATGGGGCAGGCGGGGTTCCTGGGCGTCAACGTCGCCGAGGAGCACGGGGGCGGTGGCGGCGGGCTCGTGGAGCTGTCCATCGTCTGCGAGGAGGCCGCGGCGCAGGGCGCCCCGCTGCTGCTGGTGCTGGTGTCGGCGGCGATCTCGGCCGAGGTGATCGGGGAGTTCGGCTCCGAGGAGCTGCGCCGTCGCTGGCTGCCCGGGCTCGCCGACGGCTCCACCAAGGTGGTCTTCGCGATCACCGAGCCGGAGGCGGGGTCCAACACCCACCGGATGGCGACCCGCGCCGACCGCGACGGCGACGACTGGGTGCTCACCGGCACCAAGCACTACATCTCCGGCACCGACGACGCCGAGGCCGTGCTGGTCGTCGCGCGGACCGGGAGGGCGCCGGACGGGAAGGCGCGCCTGAGCCTGTTCGTCGTGCCGGTCGACTCGCCCGGGCTGACCCGTACCCCGCTGCCGGTGGACCTCATCGCCCCGGACAAGCAGCACGTCCTGCACTTCGACGACGTCCGCGTCCCGGCGGGCAACCTGGTCGGCGCCGAGGGCGACGGGTTCCGCCAGGTCTTCCGCGGCCTCAACCCCGAGCGGATCACCGGCGCCGCGCTCGGCGTCGGCATCGCCCGGTTCGCGCTGGCCAAGGCGGCCGACTACGCCCGCACCCGGCAGGTCTGGGACACCCCGATCGGGGCCCACCAGGGCGTCTCGCACCCGCTGGCGCGGGCCCGGATCGAGACCGAGCTCGCGGCGCTGATGACCCGCAAGGCCGCGTGGCTGCACGACCGCGGGATGCCCGCGGGCGAGGAGTCCAACATGGCCAAGTACGCGGCGGCCGAGGCGGCGACGCACGCCGTCGAGGCGGCCATGCAGACCCACGGCGGCAACGGTCTGGCCGGCGAGTACGGGCTGATCCCGTACTGGGGGATGGCCCGGCTCATGCAGGTCGCGCCGGTGAACCGCGAGATGATCCTCAACCACGTCGCCCAGCACGGGCTCGGGCTGCCGAGGTCGTACTGA
- a CDS encoding TMEM165/GDT1 family protein, whose translation MDGFLFAFAISFGVIFVAELGDKSQLMALTFATRFNAIPVLIGITIATSVTHLVSVAVGYGLGASIPTGWIALVAAVAFLAFGAWTLRGDSLSEDEEAKAKRAGGSAVVAASVAFFLAELGDKTMLATITLAAQHGTLAGSVGIWAGSTVGMVAADGLAIVVGRQLGKRLPERAISIGAAVMFFVFGAWLLYEAVPQVWGEDAWGRVVDVAGHHGLGWAALVLGALAVGAGLWFRGRAHRARGERRLDVARTPGSPAWWARTLFVLAAVLGFGAPLLVALDVLQPISVLARPAVAVVGAGLLLLGFAVVAVAMLQLGTVWRRSATEAGAAAAGDPDAARRPVLATGGIYRRVRNPALTGLIVGCAGMLFMAPTLLGVLAGVLILVAVQIQARAVYEPGLGSALGAEYDEYRARTGRFLPRVRADRTPAGEGDRTTVG comes from the coding sequence ATGGACGGATTCCTGTTCGCGTTCGCGATCAGCTTCGGCGTCATCTTCGTGGCCGAGCTGGGCGACAAGTCGCAGCTCATGGCCCTCACGTTCGCGACGCGCTTCAACGCGATCCCGGTCCTGATCGGGATCACGATCGCCACCTCGGTGACCCACCTCGTGTCGGTCGCCGTCGGCTACGGCCTGGGCGCATCGATCCCGACCGGCTGGATCGCGCTGGTCGCCGCGGTCGCCTTCCTGGCGTTCGGTGCCTGGACACTGCGCGGCGACAGCCTCTCCGAGGACGAGGAGGCGAAGGCCAAGCGGGCCGGCGGGTCCGCCGTCGTCGCCGCGTCGGTCGCGTTCTTCCTCGCCGAGCTCGGTGACAAGACGATGCTCGCGACGATCACCCTGGCCGCCCAGCACGGCACCCTCGCCGGGTCGGTCGGCATCTGGGCCGGGTCCACGGTCGGCATGGTCGCCGCGGACGGGCTGGCCATCGTCGTCGGGCGTCAGCTCGGCAAGCGGCTCCCGGAGCGGGCCATCTCGATCGGCGCCGCGGTGATGTTCTTCGTCTTCGGCGCCTGGCTGCTCTACGAGGCCGTCCCGCAGGTGTGGGGCGAGGACGCCTGGGGCCGCGTGGTCGACGTCGCCGGGCACCACGGGCTCGGCTGGGCCGCGCTGGTGCTGGGGGCCCTCGCCGTCGGCGCCGGGCTGTGGTTCCGCGGTCGTGCGCACCGCGCCCGCGGGGAGCGCAGGCTCGACGTCGCCCGGACCCCGGGCAGCCCGGCCTGGTGGGCCCGCACGCTGTTCGTGCTGGCCGCGGTGCTCGGGTTCGGTGCGCCGCTGCTGGTCGCCCTCGACGTCCTGCAGCCGATCTCGGTGCTGGCCCGGCCGGCGGTCGCCGTCGTCGGGGCGGGGCTGCTGCTGCTCGGCTTCGCCGTCGTCGCGGTCGCGATGCTGCAGCTCGGCACGGTGTGGCGCCGCTCGGCCACCGAGGCCGGGGCGGCCGCGGCCGGTGACCCGGACGCCGCGCGACGCCCGGTGCTCGCCACCGGCGGGATCTACCGCCGCGTCCGCAACCCCGCGCTGACCGGCCTGATCGTCGGGTGCGCCGGGATGCTGTTCATGGCCCCGACCCTGCTCGGCGTGCTCGCCGGGGTGCTGATCCTGGTCGCCGTGCAGATCCAGGCCCGTGCGGTCTACGAGCCCGGCCTGGGCAGCGCACTGGGCGCCGAGTACGACGAGTACCGCGCCCGGACCGGCCGGTTCCTCCCGCGGGTCCGCGCCGACCGCACCCCCGCGGGTGAGGGCGACCGCACGACCGTCGGCTGA
- the sfnG gene encoding dimethylsulfone monooxygenase SfnG, whose product MQEPLKFAYWVPNVSGGLVTSTIEQRTDWGFAYNKKLAQTAENNGFEYALSQIRYMASYGADHQHEATAFSLALGLATERLKVIAAVHPGLWEPSVLAKWVATADHLTNGRIAVNIVSGWLKAEFTAMGQPWLEHDERYRRSNEFIRVLREIWTSDGGAEFAGDFYRIRDFDLKPRPVDVPGRPHPEIFQGGNSTAARYNGGAVSDWYFSNGKDYDGFSEQVEEVLGHAKTAERLQPVRFGLNGFMIARDGEKEARDTLREIIEKANRPAVDGFRDAVQQAGNSTGDKRGMWADSSFEDLVQYNDGFKTQLIGTPEQIADRAIEYKRRGANLLLLGFLHFQEEVEHFGAKVLPIIREKEAELAAREPQLTTV is encoded by the coding sequence ATCCAGGAGCCGCTGAAGTTCGCGTACTGGGTCCCGAACGTCTCCGGCGGGCTGGTCACCAGCACCATCGAACAGCGCACCGACTGGGGCTTCGCGTACAACAAGAAGCTGGCGCAGACCGCCGAGAACAACGGCTTCGAGTACGCGCTGTCCCAGATCCGCTACATGGCCAGCTACGGCGCCGACCACCAGCACGAGGCCACCGCGTTCTCCCTCGCGCTGGGCCTGGCCACCGAGCGGCTCAAGGTGATCGCCGCCGTCCACCCCGGCCTGTGGGAGCCCTCGGTGCTGGCCAAGTGGGTCGCCACCGCCGACCACCTGACGAACGGCCGGATCGCGGTCAACATCGTCTCCGGCTGGCTGAAGGCCGAGTTCACCGCGATGGGCCAGCCGTGGCTCGAGCACGACGAGCGCTACCGCCGCAGCAACGAGTTCATCCGGGTGCTGCGCGAGATCTGGACCTCCGACGGCGGCGCCGAGTTCGCCGGCGACTTCTACCGGATCCGCGATTTCGACCTCAAGCCCCGCCCGGTCGACGTCCCCGGCCGTCCGCACCCCGAGATCTTCCAGGGCGGCAACTCCACCGCGGCCCGCTACAACGGCGGCGCCGTGTCGGACTGGTACTTCTCCAACGGCAAGGACTACGACGGCTTCTCCGAGCAGGTCGAGGAGGTCCTCGGCCACGCGAAGACCGCCGAGCGGCTGCAGCCCGTCCGGTTCGGCCTCAACGGCTTCATGATCGCCCGGGACGGCGAGAAGGAGGCCCGGGACACCCTGCGCGAGATCATCGAGAAGGCCAACCGGCCCGCCGTCGACGGCTTCCGCGACGCCGTCCAGCAGGCCGGCAACTCCACCGGCGACAAGCGCGGCATGTGGGCGGACTCCTCGTTCGAGGACCTCGTCCAGTACAACGACGGCTTCAAGACCCAGCTGATCGGCACCCCGGAGCAGATCGCCGACCGCGCCATCGAGTACAAGCGGCGCGGCGCGAACCTGCTGCTGCTCGGCTTCCTGCACTTCCAGGAGGAGGTCGAGCACTTCGGCGCGAAGGTGCTGCCGATCATCCGGGAGAAGGAGGCCGAGCTGGCCGCCCGCGAGCCGCAGCTCACCACCGTCTGA
- a CDS encoding AMP-binding protein has translation MGAGELDRNLIGRVNVADALGRSAAARPGRTAVVDGERSWTYAELDAWVDRLARGLAARGWTRGDALALASGNSAEFLAVYYACARLGLVCVPVNLGWRPDEVAYVLGHSRARGIVVEAQLVAALAPAWEQVPAVTEVFVAPGTGGPAGARVPLADVEAGGGDGAGPVEVLVEDRDPLSYLYTSGTTSFPKGVVTSHLAVTLESFSAALDSGWSAADRFLAMMPMFHTAQLNAFCTPAVLVGATIHLSRGFEPAAFLDTVERERITQVFGLPMMYRAALEHPSFAGRDLSSLRRAVYAMAPMPEPLIRACLDGFGCDFALLFGQTEMSPCTTLFRPEHQLTHIGAVGTPITGVRVAVMDSGGTLLGPGEEGEIVYRGPSTMNGYLDDDAATDEAFRHGWFHSGDVGRLGEDGVLWFADRVKDVIKTGGENVASLEVERAVYAAAPDVAEAVVVGLPHERWSEAITAVVVPRPGATVDPEALLAALRGHLDPYKVPKAVIVADELPRTSTGKIRKNVVRETHAGHYGPL, from the coding sequence ATGGGTGCCGGCGAGCTCGACCGGAACCTGATCGGGCGGGTCAACGTCGCCGACGCGCTCGGCCGCAGCGCCGCCGCCCGGCCGGGGCGGACCGCCGTCGTCGACGGGGAGCGGTCCTGGACCTACGCCGAGCTGGACGCCTGGGTGGACCGGCTGGCCCGCGGGCTCGCCGCGCGCGGCTGGACCCGCGGCGACGCGCTCGCGCTGGCCTCGGGCAACAGCGCCGAGTTCCTCGCCGTCTACTACGCCTGCGCCCGCCTCGGCCTGGTCTGCGTGCCGGTGAACCTGGGCTGGCGCCCGGACGAGGTCGCCTACGTCCTGGGCCACTCCCGGGCCCGCGGGATCGTCGTCGAGGCGCAGCTGGTCGCGGCGCTCGCGCCGGCCTGGGAGCAGGTGCCCGCGGTGACCGAGGTGTTCGTCGCGCCCGGAACCGGCGGGCCGGCCGGCGCCCGGGTCCCGCTGGCCGACGTCGAGGCCGGGGGAGGGGACGGCGCCGGGCCGGTCGAGGTGCTGGTCGAGGACCGGGACCCGCTGTCCTACCTCTACACCTCGGGGACGACGTCGTTCCCCAAGGGCGTCGTCACCTCGCACCTGGCGGTCACCCTGGAGTCGTTCTCCGCGGCGCTGGACTCGGGCTGGTCGGCGGCGGACCGCTTCCTGGCGATGATGCCGATGTTCCACACCGCGCAGCTCAACGCGTTCTGCACCCCGGCGGTGCTGGTCGGGGCGACGATCCACCTCTCCCGGGGGTTCGAGCCCGCCGCGTTCCTCGACACCGTCGAGCGCGAGCGGATCACCCAGGTGTTCGGACTGCCGATGATGTACCGGGCGGCGCTGGAGCACCCGTCGTTCGCCGGGCGGGACCTGTCGTCGCTGCGGCGCGCCGTGTACGCGATGGCGCCGATGCCCGAGCCGCTGATCCGGGCCTGCCTGGACGGCTTCGGCTGCGACTTCGCGCTGCTGTTCGGGCAGACCGAGATGAGCCCGTGCACCACCCTGTTCCGTCCCGAGCACCAGCTGACCCACATCGGTGCGGTCGGCACCCCGATCACCGGGGTCCGGGTCGCGGTCATGGACTCCGGCGGGACCCTGCTCGGCCCGGGGGAGGAGGGCGAGATCGTCTACCGCGGCCCGTCCACCATGAACGGCTACCTCGACGACGACGCCGCGACCGACGAGGCGTTCCGGCACGGCTGGTTCCACTCCGGCGACGTCGGCCGGCTCGGCGAGGACGGCGTGCTGTGGTTCGCCGACCGGGTCAAGGACGTGATCAAGACTGGCGGCGAGAACGTGGCCTCGCTGGAGGTCGAGCGGGCCGTCTACGCGGCCGCACCGGACGTCGCGGAGGCGGTCGTGGTCGGGCTGCCGCACGAGCGGTGGAGCGAGGCGATCACCGCGGTGGTCGTGCCCCGGCCCGGCGCGACGGTCGACCCGGAGGCGCTGCTGGCCGCCCTGCGCGGGCACCTCGACCCCTACAAGGTCCCGAAGGCGGTGATCGTCGCCGACGAGCTGCCGCGCACCTCGACCGGGAAGATCCGCAAGAACGTCGTCCGCGAGACCCACGCCGGCCACTACGGGCCGCTCTAG